The following coding sequences are from one Chaetodon trifascialis isolate fChaTrf1 chromosome 24, fChaTrf1.hap1, whole genome shotgun sequence window:
- the LOC139352052 gene encoding von Willebrand factor D and EGF domain-containing protein: MDCRAFRSVRPLFPGYLRIALLWVVQFGALAQHAPECYPGGHQTLRNPYRSVDFDSTEIQNTAIQDLICDHSLSPGWYRFRINNKPAEMPTTCIEMNRCGTQAPVWLSLKDASLPQPGEVRQLSACATWQFFHGSAKDCCLFRIPVTVRNCGEFLLYYLQPTQGCMGYCAKVAPDLGARLCPPGEVEVNGRCKAAVPSLPSRPVITPELIGQSVHLRCSFIPPPWSQPLGFQVVWARHIGHSMKAEIRQESTLKPFSVAEMDGVHFRLGETFSCSVSTFRANFSHSRSTPKESESFYAGLKFSADSLQIAENSKEHEVTVHSTVPIPCYSPDHGHQCGVPLALSVHDPDSLGHEASNVVLSTCQVELQPKACSDSSCGQAAFLVTAVTDFTRDGNRASLVGVLPGPSAPRLWRNYIPTSLKVTVQDVPTSICYSLTDPHVITLDGRRYENHQTGTFVLYRSLVREFEVHSRQWDCGSRHYAAACNCGVAAREGNDVAIFDMCNGQPQETRPQLTLKTLGDREGSRVRVLESHQGKKVTLIFPSGAFVRADVGDWGMSLSVRAPSVDYTNTQGLCGTFDRNGNNDFHGSDGSSFGPSDLHLFIEDWRIAPGESLFDKTPPGTMQEVRRPFCQCQKGYSTSHNADRGMRNLYNPSAHSDCIAYDNVDYTSVFPSMDTTVEYIKSPEREESILDMSAFNSHPLERRHLQSHSENKNSDLELDGEFREDLLLSVDRPKRQASFEFQPVFAAQSLSQADLENLAYFFPEDHLAEARLEVQPQWPTPSGLTSAKALEVCQIALANSTVGAVCQGLLGRRLDEAVDLCILDLQLKDDLGWEEALLPYLENECERRLLENRTQRALEVGGPPGVSREVMTVLRCPNFCNGNGECTEWGCECYPSYSFYDCSLAISQPVELTDLENGGLCDIRAFNCRNVRVFGLGFIDSSDLSCHATRLKYMNGVWVPGEKQRTKATFLSSKALDCAVPSLSNTAVNTEDFMMDDKPYARWEIKVTNDGSQYSQAKVLTIYDGVCQVCEASRSGLCKLKERTCNIDGMCFTEGDSNPSSPCLLCDPDTSKFAWSVNQVNEPPAFHRPQSDLRTFAGENFVFQFAASDPEGSALLFQLEEGPRGALLSPAGLLIWRVPSFIEEEGRQLSRSFRFMLSDECNAQSTFTVKIDVVPCGCQNGGTCVTDVNFPAGSGKYLCVCPEGQQGDLCEEDVDECLSAPCTVGKCINTASGYRCECPAGLRGVTCLEDINECERKPCFQGVQCFNSFGSYGCGPCPKGMVGNGTACTVPISLTSAPHMTVYKMPDVLQQPPKIKTDTNRKTSSGSSVQTIPGIDPNRSKTTTWRRIPGISPNPALSAETNKSNTAITPIVFQTKVDALRRNEGSKLNPSTTNTDTLKNISETTLDQVKPDSSKISNTIAKTSTVTQVLGNDKRTSGSGQSSAVNVSPTCASRPCFPGVQCINRRPPHVGYVCGRCPPGLYGNGRTCMKNPKAASNHLPQQHTVAKTSRYPHGSSGKVSQLHLPNLPTRHSIKHLSASVTRANRDNTPRQVPASGRGGGTGRREAVTASRDVPRTSIHQVTSNTHISHQSARTYTRPGMTISREFMVPHVMVSKQSEGALTGATPSKVTPSGPHPSTAKVTESKQTTQPQLNHLASTQAKPWTPPRPALPLTAALTALSYSLSESEFSADGDEAEPGSEGPEILQVFPASAFTTPGKTVYSSSLLQRATSIQPGDRSGTTADKHVTTCADHPCFPGVLCEPATDGGFRCGRCPIGYTGDGRACRAVCRHTCGRNMECAAPNTCRCKPGYTGLDCQTAICEPDCVNGGVCVAPGVCDCLRGFHGENCQEALCRLPCENGGTCVGLQTCSCPYGFVGPRCETMVCSRHCHNGGQCVSPDECMCPPGWTGLSCETALCSPVCLNGGSCVRSNVCECPHGFYGAQCQNAFCSPPCKNSGLCMRNNVCSCLQGYTGRRCEKSVCEPMCMNGGRCVGPDVCDCPSGWRGKRCDKPSCLQKCLNGGECVGANTCHCAPGWQGMLCQIPHCEQKCLYGSRCVRPNVCACRSGYSGSLCSIRLPVTQG; this comes from the exons ATGGACTGCCGCGCATTTAGGTCGGTGCGCCCGTTGTTCCCTGGATATTTACGCATCGCGCTGCTGTGGGTCGTGCAATTTGGAGCCTTGGCGCAACATG CTCCAGAGTGTTACCCAGGAGGCCATCAGACTTTGCGTAATCCCTATCGCAGCGTGGACTTCGACTCCACAGAGATCCAAAACACGGCCATCCAGGACCTGATCTGTGACCACTCGCTGTCGCCAGGCTGGTACCGATTCAGGATCAACAACAAGCCGGCGGAGATGCCGACCACCTGCATCGAG ATGAATCGTTGTGGTACACAGGCTCCGGTGTGGCTGTCCCTGAAGGACGCCTCCCTGCCACAGCCCGGCGAGGTCCGCCAGCTCTCTGCCTGTGCCACCTGGCAGTTCTTCCACGGCAGCGCCAAGGACTGCTGCCTTTTCCGCATCCCCGTCACCGTGCGGAACTGCGGCGAGTTCCTGCTCTACTACCTGCAGCCCACGCAGGGATGCATGGGATACTGCGCTAAAG TGGCTCCAGATTTGGGAGCCAGACTCTGCCCACCAGGTGAGGTGGAAGTCAACGGGCGATGCAAAG ctgccGTCCCGTCCCTGCCCTCCCGGCCGGTCATCACCCCAGAGCTAATTGGCCAAAGTGTCCACCTGAGGTGCTCCTTCATCCCACCGCCGTGGAGCCAGCCACTGGGCTTCCAGGTGGTTTGGGCCAGACACATCGGCCACAGCATGAAGGCAGAGATCAGGCAGGAATCCACACTGAAGCCCTTCTCCGTGGCTGAGATGGATGGCGTTCACTTCAGGCTCGGAGAAACG TTCTCCTGCAGTGTGTCGACTTTCAGAGCCAacttcagccacagcagatcTACTCCCAAAGAAAGTGAGAGTTTCTACGCTGGACTGAAG ttttctgcagACTCGCTCCAGATAGCAGAGAACAGTAAGGAGCACGAGGTGACCGTCCACAGCACAGTGCCCATCCCCTGCTACAGCCCCGACCACGGTCACCAGTGTGGTGTCCCTCTGGCTCTGAGCGTCCATGACCCAG ACAGTCTCGGACATGAGGCTTCAAATGTGGTGCTGTCCACCTGCCAGGTGGAGCTCCAGCCAAAAGCCTGCAGCGACAGCAGCTGCGGCCAGGCAGCCTTTTTGGTCACTGCTGTCACAGATTTTACACGAGATGGGAACCGAGCAAGTCTGGTTGGTGTTTTACCAGGGCCCAGTGCGCCGCGACTCTGGAGAAACTACATCCCAACGTCCCTGAAA GTCACAGTCCAGGATGTTCCTACTTCAATCTGCTACTCTCTGACTGACCCTCATGTCATTACACTGGATGGCAG GCGTTATGAAAACCACCAGACTGGCACCTTTGTTCTTTACCGGAGTCTCGTCAGGGAATTTGAGGTCCACTCTCGCCAGTGGGACTGTGGCAGCCGACACTATGCTGCCGCCTGCAACTGTGGCGTTGCAGCGCGAGAGGGGAACGATGTTGCCATCTTTGACATGTGCAATGGTCAGCCGCAGGAAACCAGGCCACAGCTTACCCTAAAGACCTTAGGTGACAGAGAGGGCAGTCGAGTCCGGGTCCTGGAGTCCCACCAGGGGAAGAAGGTTACC TTGATCTTTCCCTCCGGGGCCTTTGTTAGGGCCGATGTTGGTGATTGGGGAATGAGCCTGTCTGTCCGGGCGCCCAGCGTTGATTACACCAACACACAAGGCCTCTGTGGTACCTTCGACCGCAACGGCAACAATGATTTCCATGGCTCTGATGGCAGCTCCTTTGGCCCCAGTGACCTGCATCTCTTCATAGAGGACTGGAG GATCGCTCCTGGTGAGAGTTTATTTGACAAGACACCTCCTGGGACGATGCAGGAGGTCAGGAGGCCCTTCTGTCAGTGCCAAAAAGGATACAGCACCTCTCATAATGCTGACAGAGGGATGAGGAACTTGTACAATCCTTCTGCTCACTCAGACTGCATAGCATACGATAATGTGGATTACACGTCTGTGTTCCCCTCTATGGACACAACAGTGGAATACATCAAGAgtccagaaagagaggaaagcatCCTTGATATGTCTGCATTTAACAGTCATCCTTTGGAGAGGAGGCACCTTCAGTCTCACAGCgagaacaaaaacagtgatCTTGAACTGGACGGTGAGTTCAGGGAGGatcttctgctttctgttgACAGGCCGAAGAGACAGGCGTCATTTGAATTCCAGCCAGTCTTTGCTGCTCAGAGCCTCAGCCAGGCTGATCTGGAGAACTTGGCCTACTTCTTCCCTGAGGATCACCTGGCGGAAGCACGACTGGAGGTGCAACCTCAGTGGCCCACGCCAAGTGGCCTGACCTCAGCCAAAGCTCTGGAGGTGTGCCAGATAGCTCTGGCCAACTCCACTGTTGGTGCAGTGTGCCAAGGGCTGCTGGGACGCCGCCTGGATGAGGCAGTGGATCTCTGCATTCTGGACCTGCAGCTCAAAGATGACTTGGGCTGGGAGGAGGCACTGCTGCCATACCTGGAGAATGAATGTGAGAGGAGGCTGTTGGAAAACCGGACCCAGAGAGCCCTGGAGGTGGGTGGTCCACCAGGAGTGTCCAGGGAGGTGATGACAGTGCTGCGCTGTCCCAACTTTTGCAACGGAAACGGAGAGTGCACAGAATGGGGCTGCGAGTGCTATCCCAGCTACAGCTTCTACGACTGCAGCCTGGCCATCA GCCAGCCAGTGGAGTTAACAGATTTAGAGAACGGTGGACTGTGTGACATCCGAGCCTTCAACTGTCGCAATGTTCGAGTCTTCGGCCTTGGCTTCATTGACTCTTCTGACCTCAGCTGCCATGCCACCAGACTGAAG TACATGAATGGAGTTTGGGTTCcaggggaaaaacagagaacaaaggccaccttcctcagctccaaGGCTTTAGACTGTGCTGTGCCATCTCTGAGCAACACAGCCGTCAACACAGAAGACTTCATGATGGACGACAAACCATACGCGCGCTGGGAGATTAAA GTAACCAATGATGGTTCGCAGTACAGCCAAGCCAAGGTGCTGACAATCTACGACGGTGTTTGTCAGGTCTGCGAGGCATCGCGCTCCGGACTCTGTAAGTTAAAG GAGAGGACATGTAACATCGACGGGATGTGTTTCACAGAGGGAGACTCCAATCCCAGCAGCCCTTGCCTCCTGTGTGACCCCGACACCTCCAAATTCGCCTGGTCTGTGAACCAAG tcAACGAGCCACCGGCTTTCCACCGACCTCAAAGTGATCTGCGGACATTTGCCGGGGAGAACTTTGTCTTCCAGTTTGCAGCATCAGACCCAGAGGGCTCGGCACTCCTCTTCCAGCTGGAGGAAGGGCCAAGGGGGGCTTTGCTCTCGCCTGCCGGCCTCCTTATCTGGAGGGTTCCATCGTTTATAGAGGAGGAGGGACGTCAATTGAGCCGCTCCTTCCGCTTCATGCTGTCAGATGAGTGCAACGCCCAGAGCACCTTCACCGTGAAG ATTGATGTGGTGCCATGTGGGTGTCAGAATGGAGGTACATGTGTGACGGACGTCAATTTCCCTGCCGGCAGTGGGAAGTACCTGTGTGTATGTCCTGAGGGTCAGCAGGGTGACCTCTGCGAGGAGGACGTAGATGAGTGTTTGTCAGCCCCATGCACGGTCGGCAAGTGCATTAACACAGCCAGCGGGTACAGATGCGAGTGTCCTGCGGGGTTGAGAG gTGTAACATGTCTGGAAGATATCAATGAGTGTGAAAGGAAGCCTTGTTTCCAAGGAGTCCAATGTTTCAACAGCTTCGGCTCCTACGGCTGCGGCCCATGCCCCAAAGGCATGGTGGGAAATGGGACAGCGTGTACAG TCCCCATCTCTCTCACATCTGCTCCTCATATGACTGTCTACAAGATGCCAGATGTTCTGCAGCAACCACccaaaataaagacagacacTAACCGGAAGACCTCAAGTGGTAGCTCCGTGCAGACGATTCCAGGGATTGACCCAAACCGATCAAAAACCACTACATGGAGGCGGATTCCAGGAATAAGCCCGAACCCCGCACTGTCTGCGGAAACTAACAAGAGCAACACAGCAATTACACCAATCGTGTTCCAAACAAAAGTCGATGCTTTGAGAAGAAATGAGGGAAGTAAACTTAACCCATCCACAACTAACACAGACACTTTGAAGAACATCTCAGAAACTACACTGGACCAAGTCAAGCCTGATTCTTCCAAAATCAGCAACACTATTGCCAAGACATCCACTGTGACCCAGGTGTTGGGAAATGACAAACGAACTTCAG GATCTGGTCAGTCATCGGCTGTGAATGTGTCGCCAACATGTGCCAGTAGGCCCTGCTTCCCTGGTGTTCAGTGCATCAACCGCAGGCCGCCACATGTCGGCTACGTCTGTGGACGTTGCCCACCCGGCCTTTACGGCAACGGACGCACCTGTATGAAGAACCCCAAGGCAG CATCCAATCACCTTCCTCAGCAGCACACAGTAGCCAAGACCAGCCGATACCCGCATGGAAGCAGCGGCAAAGTCTCCCAGCTCCACCTGCCCAACCTTCCCACCAGGCACAGTATCAAACACCTGTCTGCGTCTGTCACGAGAGCCAACCGAGATAATACACCACGCCAGGTTCCTGCCTCAGGGAGGGGAGGCgggacagggaggagagaggcagtgACTGCTTCAAGAGATGTTCCAAGAACATCAATCCACCAGGTCACTTCAAACACTCACATCAGCCACCAAAGTGCCCGGACATACACCAGACCTGGCATGACTATCTCCAGGGAGTTTATGGTTCCCCATGTGATGGTCTCCAAG CAGTCTGAAGGAGCATTGACTGGTGCCACACCTTCCAAGGTAACACCGTCTGGCCCTCACCCATCCACTGCCAAAGTGACGGAGTCCAAACAGACAACCCAGCCCCAGCTCAACCATCTGGCATCCACCCAGGCTAAACCCTGGACCCCTCCAAGACCTGCCCTCCCACTGACAGCGGCCCTCACTGCTCTGTCTTACTCACTGTCTGAGTCAGAGTTCTCTGCAGATGGAGATGAGGCTGAGCCTGGATCCGAAGGCCCAGAGATACTACAGGTCTTCCCAGCATCTGCCTTCACTACGCCAGGCAAGACAGTCTACAGCAGCTCCCTGCTGCAAAGAGCTACCTCCATCCAGCCAGGAGATAGGAGCGGCACTACAGCCGACAAACATGTGACCACTTGTGCCGACCACCCATGTTTTCCTGGTGTCCTGTGTGAACCAGCAACGGATGGGGGTTTCCGCTGTGGGAGGTGTCCTATAGGATACACTGGAGATGGACGAGCCTGTCGAG CTGTTTGCAGACATACGTGTGGTAGGAACATGGAGTGTGCTGCACCCAACACATGCCGCTGCAAACCAGGTTACACTGGACTCGACTGTCAGACAG CAATATGTGAGCCAGACTGTGTAAACGGGGGTGTTTGCGTTGCTCCGGGTGTGTGCGACTGTCTCAGAGGTTTTCATGGAGAAAACTGTCAGGAAG ctctttgcagGTTACCATGTGAAAACGGAGGCACCTGTGTGGGACTGCAGACTTGTTCCTGTCCTTATGGGTTTGTCGGACCTCGGTGTGAGACCA TGGTGTGTAGCCGTCACTGTCACAACGGAGGCCAGTGTGTGTCTCCAGATGAGTGCATGTGTCCGCCTGGCTGGACCGGACTGTCCTGTGAGACTG ctctctgctctcccgTGTGTCTGAACGGAGGCTCCTGTGTTCGTTCGAATGTCTGCGAGTGTCCTCACGGTTTCTACGGCGCACAGTGTCAGAATG CTTTCTGCAGTCCACCCTGTAAGAACAGCGGACTGTGTATGAGAAACAACGTCTGCTCCTGTCTGCAGGGATACACCGGGAGGCGATGCGAGAAAA gtgtgtgtgagcccATGTGTATGAACGGCGGCAGGTGTGTTGGCCCAGATGTTTGCGATTGTCCGTCAGGTTGGCGAGGAAAGAGATGTGATAAAC